A single window of Plectropomus leopardus isolate mb chromosome 12, YSFRI_Pleo_2.0, whole genome shotgun sequence DNA harbors:
- the LOC121951900 gene encoding LOW QUALITY PROTEIN: amyloid beta A4 precursor protein-binding family B member 1-interacting protein-like (The sequence of the model RefSeq protein was modified relative to this genomic sequence to represent the inferred CDS: substituted 3 bases at 3 genomic stop codons) — MDDIDAMFSDLLGEMDHLSQSLMSSVDAPEVDPASQTESTFSVGFTDLHESLNELEDHDLDALVADLRSKSSTSEELLPTDQHTAVTQEPEPAAALLHCPTLLDPPQGCRWXPKICYXSXKLSCKVMKKILPLLCLQSEPQTKTDKIKLALEKLKEAKVRKLIVKVLMSDGSSKTLMVDERQTVREVLDKLFEKTHCDCSMDWSLCETNPELQIERGFEDHEHLVEPLSAWTRLSENKIYFVSKPQKYVMFTDPQLFYMWKKKKACLSGINEQAKQLLIKEHFGGSTLIVPNLEGTLYLKEDGKKSWKPRYFVLRASGIYYVPKGKTKSSSDLVCFVHFEKVNIYTTNNYKQKYRAPTDFCFLLKHPCIQKESHYIKFLCCDNEHAMLLWVNSIRIAKYGTVLYENYQAAVKRASSHQTSAAVKGVR; from the exons ATGGACGACATAGACGCCATGTTCAGTGACCTGCTTGGAGAGATGGATCATCTCTCTCAG AGTTTAATGTCTTCAGTGGACGCTCCAGAGGTGGATCCTGCCTCACAGACGGAGAGTACCTTCTCTGTCGGCTTCACAGACCTACATG AGTCTCTGAATGAACTGGAGGACCACGACCTGGATGCTCTGGTTGCTGACCTCAGATCAAAATCATCCACCTCAGAAGAGCTTCTCCCCACAGATCAACACACAGCCGTGACGCAGGAACCTGAGCCAGCAGCTGCCCTCCTCCACTGTCCAACTCTGCTGGATCCTCCGCAGGGCTGCAGATGGTAACCAAAAATCTGTTACTGATCATAAAAATTAAGTTGTAAAGTCATGAAGAAAATATTACCTTTATTGTGTTTGCAGAGCGAACCCCAGACAAAGACAGATAAAATCAAACTGGCTCTGGAGAAGCTGAAAGAAGCCAAAGTGAGGAAG TTGATTGTAAAGGTGCTGATGAGTGACGGCAGCTCAAAGACGCTGATGGTGGATGAGAGACAGACGGTCCGAGAGGTTTTGGACAAGCTGTTTGAGAAGACGCACTGTGACTGCAGCATGGACTGGAGCCTGTGTGAGACCAACCCTGAGCTGCAGATCG AACGAGGTTTTGAGGACCACGAACACTTAGTGGAGCCCCTGTCTGCGTGGACTCGCctcagtgaaaacaaaatctaTTTTGTGTCAAAACCTCAGAAGTATGTGATGTTCACAGACCCTCAG TTATTTTACAtgtggaagaagaagaaggcatGTTTGAGCGGGATAAACGAGCAAGCCAAACAGCTCTTAATCAAG GAGCATTTTGGAGGCTCCACCCTCATCGTTCCTAATCTTGAGGGCACGCTGTACCTGAAGGAAGATGGGAAGAAGAGTTGGAAACCTCGATACTTCGTGCTCAGAGCCTCGGGCATCTACTATGTTCCCAAAGGAAAGACAAAG TCCTCCAGTGATCTCGTCTGctttgtgcattttgaaaaagtcaacatcTATACCACCAACAACTACAAGCAGAAATACAGAGCGCCCACCGACTTCTGCTTCCTGTTGAAG caTCCCTGCATCCAGAAAGAGTCGCACTACATCAAGTTTCTGTGCTGTGACAACGAACACGCCATGTTGCTTTGGGTCAACTCCATCAGGATAGCAAAG tacgGGACTGTGCTGTATGAGAACTACCAGGCTGCAGTGAAGAGAGCCTCCAGCCATCAAacctctgctgctgtcaaag GTGTCCGTTAA